A single window of candidate division WOR-3 bacterium DNA harbors:
- a CDS encoding archease, with product NHTSDLGVEIYGKDLAELFANGLFAIFDNILDLKSVEIKENRAINISSSSLEELFFDWFRELLFIFATEYFVAKEVKDIKIENNQLFAIIAGEKFDKNRHQVKIEIKTPTYHMFNIQKTDEGYKATVIFDV from the coding sequence TGAACCATACTTCAGATTTAGGAGTGGAAATCTATGGCAAAGATTTAGCCGAATTGTTTGCTAATGGCCTTTTTGCAATCTTTGATAATATCTTAGATTTGAAATCAGTTGAAATAAAAGAAAATAGAGCAATCAATATTTCCTCTTCTTCTTTGGAAGAATTGTTCTTTGATTGGTTTCGAGAACTGCTCTTTATCTTTGCTACTGAATATTTTGTTGCCAAAGAAGTTAAGGATATCAAGATTGAAAATAATCAGTTGTTTGCAATTATCGCCGGTGAGAAGTTTGATAAGAATAGACATCAGGTAAAGATTGAGATTAAGACTCCTACTTATCATATGTTTAATATTCAAAAGACGGACGAGGGTTATAAGGCAACGGTTATCTTTGATGTCTGA